A genomic window from Thermococcus nautili includes:
- the engB gene encoding GTP-binding protein EngB, whose translation MIIFAGRSNVGKSTLIFRLTGKKVRRGKRPGVTRKPVEIEWRGKKIVDLPGFGFMSGLPKHVQERIKDEIVHFIEDNADEIELAVLVVDGKAAPEIIERWEKRGEIPIDVEFYQFLRELEIPVVVAVNKVDKVKNVERVVHFLAEKFGVPYSEIPETFVPISAKFGKNLDELRRLMEKKIRS comes from the coding sequence ATGATAATATTCGCCGGGCGCTCCAACGTGGGGAAGAGCACCCTCATATTCAGGCTGACCGGGAAGAAAGTTAGGCGAGGTAAGAGGCCCGGCGTGACGAGGAAGCCCGTCGAAATCGAGTGGCGGGGGAAGAAAATCGTCGATTTACCGGGTTTCGGTTTCATGAGCGGGCTTCCGAAGCACGTCCAGGAGCGGATAAAGGACGAGATAGTGCACTTCATCGAGGACAACGCCGATGAGATAGAGCTCGCCGTCCTCGTCGTTGACGGCAAGGCCGCTCCCGAGATTATAGAGCGCTGGGAGAAGAGGGGCGAAATCCCGATAGATGTGGAGTTCTACCAGTTCCTCAGGGAGCTGGAGATACCTGTTGTAGTGGCAGTCAACAAGGTTGACAAGGTCAAGAACGTCGAGCGGGTCGTCCACTTCCTCGCCGAGAAGTTCGGCGTCCCCTACTCCGAGATTCCCGAGACCTTCGTTCCAATCTCTGCCAAGTTCGGGAAGAACCTCGACGAGCTCAGAAGGTTGATGGAAAAGAAAATCCGCTCATAG
- a CDS encoding Lrp/AsnC family transcriptional regulator yields MVERNTLTPRQVKLLRKLYEDGKTIEVHTVEKTQDELARELGITRQALSNHLKVLKELGYIRTGRGFIDLTDKALELLGEKKGDVFVFVKIEPTKRRQVYDAIRRLKIKKIYRVTGDVDLIIEADKTKLDEILEEIASLDGVKETNTHLVLEIL; encoded by the coding sequence ATGGTTGAGAGGAACACCCTCACCCCGAGGCAGGTTAAGCTTCTCAGGAAGCTCTACGAGGACGGAAAGACCATAGAAGTTCACACCGTCGAGAAGACCCAGGACGAGCTTGCGAGGGAACTCGGAATAACGAGACAGGCTCTGAGCAACCACCTCAAGGTTCTCAAGGAGCTTGGCTACATAAGGACCGGCAGGGGCTTTATCGATTTGACGGACAAGGCCCTTGAACTGCTCGGCGAGAAGAAGGGCGACGTCTTCGTCTTCGTCAAGATAGAGCCGACCAAGAGGAGGCAAGTCTACGATGCGATAAGGAGGCTCAAGATAAAGAAAATCTACCGCGTCACCGGCGACGTTGATTTAATAATCGAGGCCGACAAGACCAAGCTCGACGAAATCCTTGAGGAGATAGCTTCCCTCGACGGGGTGAAGGAGACCAACACCCACCTCGTTCTGGAGATTCTATGA
- a CDS encoding Clp1/GlmU family protein encodes MNKAIYTRDVPPDRLELLAELSSRDAVKVMVIGGLDAGKSTLVTFLANELLSLGRSVAVVDSDVGQKGILPPATISLALPDENFSSLSELEGVAHYFIGTVSPSQFTGEMAVGVKRLVELAERSAEIVLIDTTGFVTGPGFEMKRLKAELVRPDLIVLLERNGELDSLARALSPYGEVVRLTVSENAKAVAREERREIRFEKWRTYFSNARLAEFSLSEVTLTGTSLFTGRPLDEREKTLLSRAFRWLVLAGWENEGRYTVVKADEESFPRGYRSIHAVDFERLSNLLVGLLDGDGLCLGLGILKWVNFSAETLQLLTPLDEVALGEVRELRFGRMRVLETGEELGLMRRDEL; translated from the coding sequence ATGAACAAGGCCATCTACACCCGCGATGTTCCACCGGACAGGCTTGAACTCCTCGCCGAACTCTCGTCCCGCGACGCGGTTAAGGTCATGGTCATAGGGGGCCTCGACGCCGGAAAGAGCACCCTTGTAACGTTTCTGGCCAACGAGCTCCTCAGCCTTGGGAGGAGCGTCGCGGTGGTTGATTCCGATGTGGGTCAGAAGGGCATCCTGCCACCTGCCACGATAAGCCTCGCCCTTCCGGATGAGAACTTCTCCAGCCTTTCTGAGCTTGAGGGGGTTGCCCACTACTTCATAGGCACCGTATCCCCTTCCCAGTTCACAGGTGAGATGGCCGTTGGGGTGAAGAGGCTCGTTGAGCTCGCCGAGAGGAGCGCCGAAATCGTTCTGATAGACACAACCGGCTTTGTAACAGGGCCTGGCTTCGAGATGAAGCGCCTCAAGGCGGAGCTCGTGAGGCCAGACCTGATAGTCCTCCTCGAGCGGAACGGCGAGCTGGACTCCCTGGCGAGGGCTTTGAGCCCCTACGGCGAGGTCGTCAGGCTGACCGTTAGCGAGAACGCGAAAGCCGTTGCGCGGGAGGAGAGGCGGGAGATAAGGTTCGAGAAGTGGAGGACATACTTCTCCAATGCCAGGCTCGCCGAGTTCAGCCTTTCTGAGGTCACTTTAACTGGAACTTCGCTCTTCACCGGCCGTCCCCTCGATGAGAGGGAAAAGACCCTCCTCTCGCGGGCCTTCAGGTGGCTCGTTTTAGCGGGCTGGGAAAACGAGGGGCGCTACACGGTCGTCAAGGCCGACGAGGAGAGCTTCCCAAGGGGCTACCGCTCGATTCACGCCGTTGACTTCGAAAGGCTAAGCAACCTGCTCGTGGGTCTCCTCGACGGGGACGGGCTGTGTCTCGGCCTTGGAATCCTCAAGTGGGTGAACTTCAGCGCCGAAACGCTTCAACTGCTCACCCCGCTCGACGAGGTGGCACTTGGAGAGGTTAGGGAACTCCGCTTCGGCAGGATGAGGG